Proteins from one Bacteroides mediterraneensis genomic window:
- a CDS encoding YifB family Mg chelatase-like AAA ATPase, with protein MLVKLFGAAVQGIDATIVTIEVNCSRGIKFYLVGLPDSAVKESHERIVSALQVNGYKFPTRQIVVNMAPADIRKEGASYDLPLAIGILAANETIATEHLADYLIIGELSLDGSLQPIKGALPIAIAARQQGFKGLILPQQNASEAAVVNNLDVYGAEKITEVIDFLNGGHTLQPTVVHTREEFYKHQSTFPFDFAEVKGQENVKRALEVAAAGGHNVLLIGAPGSGKSMMAKRLPSILPPLSLGESLETTKIHSVAGKLKKGSSLIATRPFRSPHHTISQVAMVGGGATPQPGEISLAHNGVLFLDELPEFSRSVLEVLRQPLEDHRITISRAKYALEYPANFQLIASMNPCPCGYYNHPTRPCVCSPGQVQRYLNKISGPLLDRIDIQVEIVPVPFEEIARNTPGESSAAIRERVIRARQIQAQRFADQPGIYSNAQMTPGLLHRYAQPDTAGLELLRNAMHRLNLSARAYDRILKVSRTIADLEGCATIRPEHLAEAISYRNLDRENWAG; from the coding sequence ATGCTAGTCAAACTCTTCGGCGCCGCAGTGCAAGGCATCGACGCCACCATTGTCACCATTGAAGTGAACTGCTCACGCGGCATAAAGTTTTATCTGGTGGGACTCCCCGATTCAGCCGTAAAGGAAAGCCATGAACGGATTGTCTCGGCCCTGCAAGTAAACGGATACAAATTCCCGACCCGCCAGATTGTGGTCAATATGGCACCGGCAGACATCCGGAAAGAAGGAGCCTCTTACGACCTGCCCTTGGCCATCGGAATCCTGGCGGCCAACGAAACCATAGCGACTGAACACCTGGCAGATTATCTGATTATTGGAGAACTGAGTCTGGACGGAAGCCTGCAACCGATTAAAGGTGCTCTTCCCATCGCTATCGCCGCACGCCAGCAAGGATTCAAAGGCCTCATTCTCCCGCAACAGAACGCATCGGAAGCAGCTGTGGTAAACAATCTGGACGTGTACGGTGCAGAAAAAATTACGGAAGTCATCGATTTTCTGAACGGCGGCCATACACTACAACCCACAGTCGTCCACACACGCGAAGAGTTTTATAAGCATCAATCCACATTCCCCTTCGACTTTGCAGAAGTGAAAGGACAGGAAAACGTGAAACGGGCTCTCGAGGTAGCCGCTGCCGGAGGCCACAACGTACTGCTCATCGGCGCCCCTGGCAGTGGAAAATCCATGATGGCCAAACGCCTGCCCAGCATCCTTCCGCCCCTTTCACTGGGAGAAAGTCTGGAAACCACCAAAATCCATTCGGTGGCCGGGAAACTGAAGAAAGGCTCCTCCCTCATTGCCACCCGCCCGTTCCGCAGTCCGCACCACACTATCTCGCAGGTAGCCATGGTAGGCGGAGGCGCCACGCCTCAGCCTGGTGAAATCAGCTTGGCCCACAACGGAGTGTTATTCCTCGATGAACTTCCCGAATTCAGCCGAAGTGTGCTGGAAGTGCTCCGTCAGCCACTCGAAGACCATCGAATCACCATCTCCCGGGCGAAATACGCCCTGGAATATCCTGCCAATTTCCAGCTGATAGCCTCTATGAATCCTTGTCCCTGCGGCTATTACAACCATCCGACACGCCCCTGTGTGTGCAGTCCGGGACAGGTGCAACGCTACTTAAACAAGATTTCAGGCCCCCTGCTCGACCGTATTGACATACAGGTAGAGATTGTCCCCGTCCCTTTCGAGGAAATAGCCAGAAACACGCCGGGAGAAAGCAGTGCCGCCATCCGCGAACGGGTAATCCGTGCCCGGCAGATACAGGCCCAACGCTTTGCCGACCAGCCCGGTATCTACAGCAACGCCCAGATGACACCGGGACTCCTGCACCGTTACGCCCAGCCTGACACTGCCGGTTTGGAACTCTTACGAAATGCCATGCACCGACTGAACCTGTCTGCCCGGGCCTACGACCGCATTCTGAAAGTATCGCGTACCATCGCCGACCTGGAAGGCTGTGCCACTATCCGCCCGGAACACTTGGCCGAAGCCATCAGCTATCGTAACCTGGACCGTGAGAACTGGGCTGGATAA
- a CDS encoding thioredoxin-like domain-containing protein encodes MKKLYLLLFSAYLLFCLDSCQQSKEFELKGELNGFTSDMILVVFDDPEARLDTIYPRDGKFTYTFTPDTLNLFRLVNDSGKSIPVFADKGWEVSIKGSFARPEIKGNGPNDEYQEFRQAIQTLTNPTQIRQQAETFIQSHPQSYASAYILWQYFSQTENPDLTLLAKLSEPLTGKIKDCRILSEVLQKIPDKEKSNPTYLNYISIKKRDGEYLSWSGSNQKQYSLLNFWASWNPESLNRKDSLYALCQTTLKKNLRVVNFSLDYQKTEWLDHTEKDSEQWIEVCDYKGWDNPIIKQLQVHDLPFNVLIDRNRKILGCNLYGNELRDKLEALAAEDKKTK; translated from the coding sequence ATGAAAAAGTTATACCTGCTTCTCTTTTCCGCGTACCTCCTGTTCTGCTTGGACTCCTGCCAACAAAGCAAGGAATTTGAACTGAAAGGCGAACTAAACGGTTTTACCTCCGACATGATACTGGTCGTATTCGACGATCCAGAAGCCCGACTGGACACCATCTATCCAAGAGATGGCAAGTTCACTTATACGTTTACCCCCGATACGCTGAACCTGTTCCGTCTGGTCAATGATTCAGGAAAATCTATTCCCGTATTTGCCGACAAAGGATGGGAAGTTTCCATAAAGGGCAGCTTTGCCCGTCCGGAAATCAAAGGGAACGGTCCCAACGATGAATATCAGGAGTTCCGGCAGGCGATTCAGACACTCACCAACCCTACACAAATCAGACAACAGGCGGAAACATTTATTCAAAGCCATCCGCAATCCTACGCTTCTGCCTATATCTTGTGGCAGTATTTCAGCCAGACTGAAAATCCGGACCTGACTCTTCTGGCAAAACTCTCAGAGCCGCTCACCGGGAAAATAAAGGATTGCCGGATATTAAGTGAAGTGCTGCAAAAGATACCCGACAAAGAGAAAAGCAATCCGACCTACCTGAACTATATCTCCATAAAGAAAAGAGACGGTGAATACCTGTCATGGAGCGGCAGCAATCAGAAACAATATTCACTCCTCAACTTTTGGGCGAGCTGGAATCCGGAAAGCCTGAACCGTAAAGATTCTTTGTACGCTTTATGTCAAACCACGCTGAAAAAAAACCTCAGGGTTGTCAATTTCTCCTTGGATTACCAGAAAACGGAATGGCTGGACCATACGGAAAAAGACAGCGAACAATGGATTGAAGTCTGCGACTACAAAGGATGGGATAATCCGATTATCAAACAGCTACAAGTGCATGACCTTCCTTTCAACGTCCTGATAGACCGGAACCGGAAAATCCTAGGATGCAACCTCTATGGAAATGAGCTCAGGGATAAACTGGAAGCCTTGGCGGCGGAAGATAAGAAAACAAAATAA